A window of the Brockia lithotrophica genome harbors these coding sequences:
- a CDS encoding Glycine dehydrogenase [decarboxylating] (glycine cleavage system P1 protein) → MEAVSVTYTPHTPEDVAAMLAAIGVERVDELFADVPESVRLRRPLEVEGPMGEAEVYRFFRSLAAQNRTVHDLVHFVGAGAYEHAIPAVVQALISRGEFLTAYTPYQAEASQGNLQAIFEFQTMIAELTGLDVVQASLYDGATAAAEAMLLAARVTKRRRVLVSRALHPDVRDVLRTYATGPGLVVEEVPFDARTGATDAAALADRLGEDVAAVFVQYPNFFGVVEPLDVLFASAGELGALAVAVANPLALGLLAPPGALGADVVVGDAQPLGVPLSFGGPYVGYMAAREAYVRELPGRIVGETTDNQGRRGYVLTLQAREQHIRRERATSNITSNQALMALAVTITLSLLGKRGIGDLARLNAQKARYTLQTIEARTPFRRVHAGPFFHEFLLDVGVPAKEILARMCERGFVAGYDVSRRYPEYPTHLLVAVTEVRTREEIERFAEALAQAVRGS, encoded by the coding sequence CCTCACACCCCGGAAGACGTCGCGGCCATGCTCGCCGCCATCGGCGTTGAGAGGGTGGACGAGCTCTTCGCCGACGTTCCCGAAAGCGTCCGTTTGCGCCGCCCTCTCGAGGTGGAGGGACCCATGGGGGAGGCGGAGGTGTACCGCTTTTTCCGCTCCCTCGCGGCGCAAAACCGCACCGTGCACGACCTCGTGCACTTCGTCGGTGCGGGCGCGTACGAGCATGCGATCCCGGCCGTCGTGCAGGCGCTAATCTCGCGCGGAGAGTTCCTCACGGCGTACACCCCGTACCAGGCGGAAGCCTCCCAGGGGAACCTCCAGGCGATCTTCGAATTCCAGACGATGATCGCCGAGCTCACAGGGCTCGACGTCGTCCAGGCTTCTCTTTACGATGGCGCCACCGCCGCTGCGGAGGCGATGCTCCTCGCCGCGCGCGTCACGAAGCGGCGCCGCGTGCTCGTGAGCCGGGCCCTCCATCCGGACGTGCGCGACGTCCTGCGCACGTACGCAACCGGGCCCGGCCTCGTCGTCGAGGAGGTTCCCTTCGACGCGCGTACGGGGGCGACGGATGCGGCCGCCCTGGCCGACCGCCTGGGAGAGGACGTCGCAGCCGTCTTCGTCCAGTATCCGAACTTCTTCGGCGTCGTCGAACCCCTGGACGTCCTCTTTGCCTCCGCCGGGGAATTAGGAGCGCTCGCCGTGGCCGTGGCGAACCCCCTAGCCCTGGGGCTTCTCGCTCCCCCCGGAGCCTTGGGCGCCGACGTCGTCGTAGGCGATGCCCAGCCGTTGGGGGTCCCCCTTTCCTTCGGCGGACCGTACGTCGGGTACATGGCGGCCCGCGAGGCGTACGTCCGCGAACTCCCCGGACGGATCGTCGGGGAAACCACGGACAACCAGGGCCGGCGAGGCTACGTCCTCACCTTGCAGGCGCGGGAGCAGCACATCCGGCGCGAGCGGGCGACGTCGAACATCACTTCCAACCAGGCCCTCATGGCCCTCGCCGTGACGATTACCTTAAGCCTTTTGGGCAAGCGAGGGATCGGCGACCTCGCCCGCCTGAACGCCCAGAAGGCGCGTTACACCCTGCAGACGATCGAAGCGCGTACCCCTTTCCGCCGGGTGCACGCGGGACCGTTCTTCCACGAGTTTCTCCTGGACGTCGGCGTTCCCGCGAAGGAGATCCTCGCGCGGATGTGCGAGCGCGGCTTCGTGGCCGGTTACGACGTCTCCCGGCGCTACCCCGAGTACCCCACGCACCTCCTCGTGGCGGTGACGGAAGTCCGTACGCGGGAGGAAATCGAGCGCTTTGCCGAGGCGCTCGCCCAGGCGGTGAGAGGTTCGTGA
- a CDS encoding Aminopeptidase YpdF (MP-, MA-, MS-, AP-, NP- specific), translating to MENEERGYFRSRRERLRARLAGAGFDGVLISRPEDRRYFSGFTGSSGLLLLTREEAVLFTDFRYLEQAARECPEVRVVDHERKPEEAVVRAVCSFRLARIAFQGDVMSVRTHARLLAAAREMCPDVHWEDAGETLGALRARKDPVELAKIRRAVEIAEAAFREVLPVIRPGMTERQVAWALERAMREGGADAVAFPPIVVSGTRGSLPHGMPTDKPLACGELVTLDFGAVYDGYVSDLTRTVALCDPPEALLRIYETVLAAQLRAIARVRAGVSTGTIDAAARETIDRAGYGEYFGHATGHGIGLAVHEEPTIGPGRDIPLEAGMVITIEPGIYVPGLGGVRIEDDVLVHEAGAVLLSTLPKELLRLR from the coding sequence GTGGAGAACGAAGAACGCGGGTATTTTCGTTCCCGACGCGAGCGCCTTCGCGCCCGGCTAGCGGGCGCGGGCTTCGACGGCGTCCTCATCTCCCGTCCCGAGGACCGCCGCTACTTTTCGGGGTTTACGGGCTCGAGCGGCCTTCTCCTCCTGACACGGGAGGAGGCGGTCCTCTTCACGGACTTTCGCTACCTCGAGCAGGCGGCGCGAGAATGCCCCGAAGTCCGCGTCGTAGACCACGAACGGAAACCCGAGGAGGCCGTGGTGCGCGCCGTCTGCAGTTTCCGTTTGGCACGAATCGCCTTTCAAGGTGACGTGATGAGCGTGCGCACGCACGCGCGCCTTCTTGCCGCCGCCCGCGAGATGTGCCCCGACGTGCACTGGGAGGACGCCGGGGAGACGCTCGGCGCTCTTCGGGCGCGTAAAGATCCCGTTGAGCTCGCCAAAATCCGCCGGGCGGTGGAGATCGCCGAGGCGGCGTTCCGCGAGGTGCTCCCGGTGATTCGCCCCGGCATGACGGAGCGCCAGGTCGCCTGGGCTCTGGAGCGGGCCATGCGTGAAGGCGGCGCCGACGCGGTGGCCTTTCCGCCGATCGTCGTTTCGGGGACGCGCGGAAGCTTGCCCCACGGGATGCCGACGGACAAGCCCCTCGCCTGCGGCGAGCTGGTCACCCTCGACTTCGGCGCCGTGTACGACGGCTATGTCTCCGATCTCACGCGCACCGTGGCCCTCTGCGACCCTCCGGAGGCGCTTCTCAGGATCTACGAGACCGTACTCGCGGCCCAGCTTCGGGCCATCGCCCGCGTGCGGGCAGGCGTCTCCACCGGCACGATCGACGCCGCGGCAAGGGAGACGATCGACCGGGCAGGCTACGGAGAGTACTTCGGCCACGCTACGGGCCACGGCATCGGCCTCGCCGTACACGAGGAGCCGACGATCGGTCCCGGGCGCGACATCCCGCTGGAGGCGGGGATGGTGATTACGATCGAGCCGGGGATCTACGTGCCCGGTCTCGGCGGAGTACGCATCGAAGACGACGTGCTCGTACACGAGGCAGGGGCGGTCCTCCTCTCTACGTTGCCCAAGGAGCTCCTCCGACTTCGCTGA
- a CDS encoding D-alanine aminotransferase, which produces MQLIYGTEILDEADVRISPWDRGYQFGDGVYEVVRMYRGRLYAMDMHLDRLRYSLGELRISVPDGVHQLEALAEKLARDRGIDEGILYVQVTRGAARRTHAFPPEAHPVLIGYVEAVPRPLEEFERGVTAILVPDVRWHRVDIKSLNLLGNVLAKQAAVERGAGEAIFVRGDVVTEGSSTNVFLVRDGVLFTHPTGHHILNGITRQIVIRLAKELGIPVQEEAFTPEALFAADELFLTSTIHEVTPIVQVDGRDIADGRPGPVTRRLQEAFAATLPI; this is translated from the coding sequence GTGCAGCTCATCTACGGGACGGAGATCCTCGACGAAGCCGACGTTCGGATTTCTCCTTGGGATCGCGGCTATCAATTCGGAGACGGCGTGTACGAAGTCGTGCGGATGTATCGCGGTCGCCTGTACGCCATGGACATGCACCTCGACCGCCTACGCTACAGCCTGGGCGAACTCCGAATTTCCGTCCCCGACGGCGTGCACCAATTGGAAGCGCTTGCAGAAAAGCTCGCCCGCGATCGGGGGATCGACGAGGGAATTCTCTACGTCCAGGTTACCCGGGGAGCGGCGAGACGTACGCACGCCTTTCCTCCGGAAGCCCATCCGGTACTCATAGGATACGTGGAAGCCGTTCCCCGGCCCCTGGAAGAATTCGAGCGGGGCGTTACGGCCATCCTCGTACCCGACGTCCGGTGGCACCGCGTGGACATCAAGAGCTTGAACCTCTTGGGAAACGTCCTCGCCAAACAGGCGGCGGTAGAGCGGGGAGCGGGCGAGGCGATCTTCGTCCGGGGGGACGTGGTCACCGAGGGGTCCTCCACGAACGTCTTCCTCGTCCGCGACGGCGTACTCTTCACTCACCCGACGGGCCACCACATCTTGAACGGGATCACGCGACAGATCGTAATTCGCCTCGCAAAGGAACTCGGGATTCCCGTACAAGAGGAAGCCTTCACGCCCGAGGCGCTCTTCGCCGCCGATGAACTCTTCCTCACGAGCACGATCCACGAGGTAACCCCCATCGTGCAGGTGGACGGTCGCGACATCGCGGACGGACGGCCCGGCCCCGTCACGCGGCGCCTCCAGGAGGCATTTGCGGCCACGCTTCCTATCTGA
- a CDS encoding Mn-dependent transcriptional regulator MntR — translation MRTPSMEDYLEAIFNLIREKGYARVADVAELLGVHPSSVTKMVQKLDEHEYVKYERYRGFVLTSKGKKLGRRLADRHDLLEEFLQRLGVPESAIARDVEGMEHHVSPETLDALGDLLRFFAERPEVYAEFLAFRARAFEEAVDEGREENP, via the coding sequence ATGCGCACCCCGAGCATGGAAGACTACCTCGAGGCCATCTTCAACCTCATCCGCGAGAAGGGGTACGCCCGCGTAGCCGACGTCGCCGAGCTTTTGGGCGTTCACCCTTCCTCCGTGACGAAGATGGTACAAAAGCTGGACGAGCACGAATACGTAAAGTACGAACGTTACCGCGGCTTCGTCCTCACGTCCAAGGGGAAGAAGCTCGGGCGCAGGTTGGCGGACCGCCACGATCTCCTCGAAGAATTCCTCCAGCGGTTGGGCGTGCCCGAATCGGCCATCGCCCGCGATGTCGAGGGTATGGAGCACCACGTGAGCCCGGAGACGCTCGACGCCTTGGGGGACCTCCTGCGATTTTTTGCGGAACGCCCGGAGGTGTACGCCGAGTTTCTCGCCTTTCGCGCCCGCGCTTTCGAGGAGGCGGTAGACGAGGGGAGGGAGGAAAATCCGTGA
- a CDS encoding Lipoate-protein ligase A → MRFAQTESEITWATAPRPFSAGPRLLERSGERRNHAVSQRETWRLVETWDGDPYWNMAVDEAILQTHLAGLTPPTLRFYTWKPYALSLGYAQKVSTSADVEALARHGVALVRRPTGGRAVFHADELTYSVVLPVGHRLAPEGVLASYRLLSAGLLAGYRILGISAELAPEAGRGARSKGSGSSPDCFDTPSPYEVVVEGKKIAGSAQMRSEGGVLQHGSLPITADVDLLFALFPYADEEERTRAKEYHRQRATTMAEVLGYRPAFEEVVRAFRRGFEEALGIRLEPDELYPAEEILAEKLAEEKYRQEGWTFRRR, encoded by the coding sequence GTGCGCTTCGCGCAGACGGAATCCGAGATCACGTGGGCTACGGCCCCGAGGCCGTTTTCGGCGGGGCCGAGGCTTTTGGAGAGAAGCGGAGAAAGGAGAAACCATGCCGTGTCCCAGCGCGAAACCTGGCGCCTCGTGGAGACGTGGGACGGCGATCCGTATTGGAACATGGCCGTCGACGAGGCAATCCTACAAACCCACCTCGCCGGCCTCACGCCCCCGACGCTTCGGTTTTACACGTGGAAGCCGTATGCCCTTTCCCTCGGCTACGCCCAGAAGGTTTCCACGTCTGCGGACGTCGAGGCCCTCGCCCGGCACGGCGTCGCTCTTGTCCGCCGACCGACGGGCGGACGGGCGGTGTTCCACGCCGACGAGCTCACGTACAGCGTGGTTCTTCCGGTAGGACATCGTCTCGCCCCGGAGGGCGTTCTCGCATCGTACCGCCTCTTGAGCGCCGGTCTCCTCGCCGGTTACCGGATTTTGGGCATCTCCGCCGAGCTCGCCCCCGAAGCGGGTCGCGGCGCGCGCTCAAAAGGCTCCGGCTCCTCGCCCGACTGCTTCGACACTCCTTCGCCCTACGAAGTTGTGGTCGAAGGCAAAAAGATCGCCGGTAGCGCCCAGATGCGCTCGGAAGGCGGCGTGCTTCAGCACGGATCGCTCCCGATCACCGCGGACGTAGATCTCCTCTTTGCGCTTTTCCCCTATGCCGACGAAGAAGAACGGACTCGGGCCAAGGAGTACCACCGGCAACGGGCTACGACGATGGCCGAAGTCCTCGGGTATCGACCCGCCTTCGAAGAAGTTGTCCGGGCCTTTCGCCGGGGCTTCGAGGAAGCGCTCGGAATTCGCCTCGAGCCGGACGAGCTCTATCCCGCAGAGGAAATCCTCGCAGAGAAACTCGCGGAAGAAAAGTACCGCCAGGAAGGATGGACCTTCCGGCGGCGATAG
- a CDS encoding Metal-dependent hydrolase → MKGELLVLGSFGAYPEAENGTAGYLLTAGTFRLLLDAGSGVLRELLRVYRYEDLSACLLSHYHFDHVADLGPLLYAQQLLRERKPLPPFPVYLPREPEKASLPYVGIPGTEVHLYGEGEVREIGPWRVRFRRTQHSVPTFAIRLELDDLHVVYTADAAYAEDLVAFARGAALLLAEAFFYAGEEDRASSRGHMTSRQAGRLAREAGVRTLVLTHLPHEGIPTLLVEEAKAEFPGEVLLASPGLRILLA, encoded by the coding sequence GTGAAGGGAGAGCTCCTCGTACTGGGCAGCTTCGGTGCCTACCCGGAGGCGGAGAACGGGACGGCCGGGTACCTCCTCACCGCCGGAACGTTTCGCCTGCTTCTCGATGCGGGAAGCGGCGTCCTCCGCGAACTTTTGCGCGTGTACCGCTACGAGGACTTGTCCGCATGCCTTCTCAGCCACTACCACTTCGACCATGTGGCCGACCTCGGCCCATTGCTCTACGCCCAGCAGCTCCTGCGCGAGCGGAAGCCCCTTCCTCCGTTTCCCGTGTACCTTCCCCGGGAGCCCGAGAAAGCCTCTTTACCTTACGTCGGGATCCCCGGAACGGAGGTGCACCTGTACGGGGAGGGTGAGGTTCGGGAGATCGGCCCGTGGCGCGTACGCTTTCGCCGTACGCAGCACTCCGTACCTACCTTCGCCATACGCTTGGAACTGGACGACCTCCACGTCGTCTACACTGCCGATGCCGCCTATGCGGAGGATCTCGTCGCCTTTGCGCGTGGTGCCGCGCTCCTCCTCGCCGAGGCGTTTTTCTACGCTGGGGAGGAGGACAGGGCTTCGTCCCGCGGGCACATGACCTCGCGCCAGGCGGGACGGCTGGCCCGTGAGGCGGGAGTCCGGACCCTCGTCCTTACGCACCTTCCCCACGAAGGGATTCCCACCCTCCTCGTCGAAGAGGCAAAGGCGGAGTTTCCCGGGGAGGTCCTTCTCGCTTCCCCCGGGCTTCGGATTCTCCTCGCATGA
- a CDS encoding 3-dehydroquinate dehydratase II, producing the protein MKIRVIHGPNLHLLGRREPEVYGTTTLAEIDRRLGNLAAELGVSVYATQSNHEGEIVAWIGELVEGWDGLILNPAAYTHTSVAIRDAVKAVGIPTVEVHLSNVHAREPFRRKSLVAPVALAQISGFGASVYEVALWGLVRYLRGAR; encoded by the coding sequence GTGAAGATCCGCGTAATTCACGGACCCAACCTCCACCTTCTGGGGCGCCGAGAGCCGGAGGTATACGGGACGACCACGCTGGCGGAAATCGATCGTCGCCTCGGGAATCTGGCCGCCGAGCTGGGGGTCAGCGTGTACGCCACGCAGTCCAACCACGAAGGCGAGATCGTCGCCTGGATCGGCGAGCTCGTCGAAGGATGGGACGGGCTCATCCTGAACCCGGCGGCCTACACGCACACGTCCGTGGCGATCCGCGACGCCGTAAAGGCCGTGGGGATTCCTACGGTGGAGGTTCATCTCTCGAACGTCCACGCGCGCGAACCGTTTCGTCGGAAGAGCCTCGTCGCTCCCGTGGCACTCGCCCAAATCTCAGGGTTTGGCGCCTCGGTGTACGAGGTTGCGCTCTGGGGTCTGGTGCGCTACCTCCGCGGCGCCCGGTAG
- a CDS encoding Glycine dehydrogenase [decarboxylating] (glycine cleavage system P2 protein), with amino-acid sequence MKLIFERSVPGRRGIVFPDAPSFADVPLDIPETYVRKVPPELPEVSELEVVRHYTALSQRNFGVDTGFYPLGSCTMKYNPRILEVVASLEGFRDLHPYAPEEFVQGALAVLAGLERNLREILGMDAVSLLPAAGSHGELLGLMLVRAYFAERGERRDVVLVPDSAHGTNPASAAMAGFRAVTLPSNHRGRLDLPALRRALAEHEGRVAALMLTNPNTLGLFEDQILEIAARVHEAGALLYMDGANLNALLGVARPGDMGFDIVHVNVHKTLGTPHGGGGPGAGPVGVKAFLADYLPVPRVARVGERFTLVEEAPKSVGRIRSFAGSFGVLVKAYAYLLLHGPEGLRRVAERAVLNANYLFALLKDTFVAPYPGPVMHEFVLSGKNVKAETGVRTLDVAKRLLDYGFHPPTIYFPLIVEEALMIEPTETETKETLDAFAAALRAIVEEARQDPERVRSAPHTTPVGRLDDVKAARRPVLRYRAPQRVQ; translated from the coding sequence GTGAAGCTCATCTTCGAACGAAGCGTTCCTGGACGGCGGGGGATCGTGTTTCCCGACGCCCCGTCCTTTGCGGACGTCCCCCTGGACATTCCCGAGACTTACGTGCGAAAGGTTCCGCCGGAGCTTCCGGAGGTTTCGGAGCTCGAGGTGGTCCGCCACTACACGGCCCTGTCGCAGCGCAACTTCGGGGTGGACACCGGGTTTTACCCCCTCGGGTCCTGCACGATGAAGTACAACCCGCGGATTCTCGAGGTCGTCGCCTCCTTGGAGGGTTTTCGTGACCTCCATCCCTACGCGCCGGAGGAATTCGTGCAGGGTGCGCTCGCCGTCCTCGCGGGACTCGAACGGAACCTGCGGGAGATCCTCGGAATGGACGCCGTAAGCCTCCTCCCGGCGGCGGGGTCCCACGGCGAACTCCTGGGCCTCATGCTCGTCCGCGCCTATTTCGCCGAACGCGGCGAACGGAGGGACGTCGTCCTCGTCCCCGACTCCGCCCACGGGACGAACCCCGCAAGCGCGGCCATGGCGGGATTTCGAGCGGTGACGCTGCCGTCGAACCATCGGGGGCGACTCGATCTCCCGGCGTTGCGCCGCGCCCTGGCGGAGCACGAGGGACGCGTGGCGGCGCTCATGCTCACGAATCCCAACACGCTCGGCCTCTTCGAAGACCAAATCCTCGAAATCGCCGCTCGGGTGCACGAGGCCGGGGCGCTCCTCTACATGGACGGAGCGAACCTCAACGCCCTCCTCGGGGTTGCCCGTCCCGGAGACATGGGCTTCGACATCGTTCACGTCAACGTGCACAAAACCTTGGGCACGCCCCACGGCGGCGGCGGTCCGGGGGCGGGACCCGTGGGGGTCAAGGCGTTTCTCGCCGACTACTTGCCGGTGCCGCGCGTCGCCCGCGTCGGAGAACGCTTTACCCTTGTGGAGGAAGCGCCCAAGTCCGTCGGGCGCATTCGAAGCTTTGCCGGGAGTTTCGGCGTTCTCGTCAAGGCATACGCCTACCTCCTCCTCCACGGCCCGGAAGGGCTGCGACGGGTCGCCGAACGCGCGGTGCTCAACGCAAACTACCTCTTCGCCCTCCTAAAGGACACCTTTGTCGCACCCTACCCGGGGCCGGTTATGCACGAATTCGTCCTTTCGGGCAAGAACGTCAAGGCGGAAACGGGTGTGCGGACGCTGGACGTGGCCAAACGCCTCCTCGACTACGGCTTCCACCCGCCGACGATCTACTTTCCCCTCATCGTCGAGGAGGCGCTCATGATCGAACCCACGGAGACCGAGACCAAGGAGACGCTCGACGCTTTTGCCGCCGCCCTTCGGGCGATCGTGGAAGAGGCGAGGCAGGATCCCGAGCGCGTGCGCTCGGCTCCCCACACGACGCCCGTCGGGCGCCTCGACGACGTGAAGGCCGCGCGTCGGCCCGTGCTTCGCTACCGCGCCCCGCAACGGGTGCAGTAG
- a CDS encoding branched-chain amino acid transporter, giving the protein MVGRDLRAEVGDGARLGLPVALGYIPIGIAFGLVAKEAHLDLWATAGMSALVFAGAGQLMAVHLLVQGTAPWIIVLLTYFINLRHMVMGATLAHRQTCRSPLLRGLLAFFLTDETYAVAQFAPGELTFARQLALGVVAYGGWVGGSVLGYLLGAVFPPDLEASFGIALYAMFLGLLVPNLRGAREPLLLTLLAMFLSAGLHAVFPRLPGGVAVVVSALLAALPAPLLGMGQDRAEEEVGS; this is encoded by the coding sequence TTGGTCGGGCGTGACCTCCGCGCTGAGGTCGGAGACGGCGCGCGCCTGGGCCTGCCCGTAGCCCTTGGCTACATCCCCATCGGAATCGCCTTTGGCCTCGTAGCCAAAGAAGCACATCTCGACCTCTGGGCGACGGCGGGGATGAGCGCCCTGGTCTTCGCGGGGGCAGGGCAGCTCATGGCCGTGCACCTTCTCGTTCAAGGAACGGCCCCTTGGATCATCGTCCTCCTCACGTACTTCATCAACCTTCGCCACATGGTCATGGGGGCGACGCTGGCGCACCGCCAGACGTGCCGTTCTCCGCTTCTTCGGGGCCTTCTCGCCTTCTTCCTCACCGACGAGACGTACGCCGTAGCCCAGTTCGCCCCGGGTGAGCTCACCTTCGCCCGCCAGCTGGCCCTCGGCGTCGTCGCCTACGGCGGGTGGGTTGGGGGATCGGTTCTCGGCTACCTGCTGGGGGCGGTATTTCCCCCCGACCTCGAGGCGAGCTTCGGCATCGCCCTGTACGCGATGTTTCTCGGTCTCCTCGTTCCCAACCTTCGCGGCGCGCGGGAGCCCCTCCTTCTCACCCTCCTCGCCATGTTCCTCTCCGCGGGTCTTCACGCCGTCTTTCCTCGCCTCCCGGGAGGTGTGGCGGTCGTGGTGAGCGCGCTTTTGGCCGCTCTCCCCGCACCCCTTCTCGGCATGGGGCAGGATCGCGCGGAGGAGGAGGTGGGCTCGTGA